Proteins encoded together in one Deltaproteobacteria bacterium window:
- a CDS encoding HAD-IA family hydrolase, with translation MKISYIWFDIGYTLLRMKREVTYRQALKTFGEDISVEILEREFHWVDKLFMREYPGVFLKGRGVYMPWFLGVLNYRLGISLDVAEVDKCWEKIQLATEDYWIPFGDVHEVLGELRDSSLRMGVISNWDRSAKYLLKRHGLIGYFEHCIISSEVGLDKPDPAIFNLAMQQAEADPRECVYVGDNYYDDAVGSRQVGMQALILNRFGTLGVEEIDDAPIIQNLGQIKDYIA, from the coding sequence ATGAAAATATCCTATATCTGGTTCGACATCGGCTACACCCTTCTGCGCATGAAGCGGGAAGTCACCTATCGCCAAGCCCTGAAAACGTTTGGTGAAGATATTTCCGTGGAAATCCTGGAAAGGGAATTTCACTGGGTGGACAAGCTGTTCATGCGGGAATACCCCGGTGTATTCCTGAAGGGCAGAGGGGTTTACATGCCCTGGTTTCTGGGTGTTCTGAATTACCGCCTGGGCATCAGCCTCGATGTTGCCGAAGTGGACAAGTGCTGGGAAAAAATCCAGCTTGCAACCGAGGATTACTGGATCCCTTTCGGCGATGTGCACGAGGTGCTGGGGGAATTGAGAGACAGTTCCCTGCGCATGGGGGTTATCTCCAACTGGGACCGTTCCGCCAAGTACCTGCTGAAACGCCACGGCCTGATCGGCTATTTCGAGCACTGCATCATCTCCTCCGAAGTCGGCCTCGACAAACCCGACCCGGCCATTTTCAATCTTGCCATGCAACAGGCTGAAGCAGATCCCCGGGAGTGTGTTTATGTGGGCGACAACTATTACGACGATGCCGTGGGCAGCCGCCAAGTAGGCATGCAGGCCCTTATCTTGAACCGTTTCGGCACGCTCGGTGTGGAGGAGATCGATGATGCGCCGATCATTCAGAACCTGGGCCAGATAAAGGACTACATCGCCTAA
- a CDS encoding MBL fold metallo-hydrolase: MGWWGAYPDAGQATSGYLLQTGGKNILLDCGSGVLGRLQTYLALENIDAVVLSHYHHDHVADLGCLQYAARVLMDLGKRGKPLDIYGHAEDHHFASLSYHAFSIGHAVDTENALLLGETTFSFWRNVHPDPCYSMRIQADGRVLVYISDTEWHDGLVEAAQDADLLICESSLYNEYKGVVGGHLTAGEAGTIAEKAGVSRLVLSHLPHFGRHATLATQAAEVFHGPVELAETGKSWEL; the protein is encoded by the coding sequence ATCGGCTGGTGGGGAGCGTACCCGGATGCCGGACAGGCGACTTCGGGCTATCTGCTGCAAACCGGCGGAAAAAACATACTGCTCGATTGCGGCTCCGGCGTTTTGGGGCGGCTCCAGACATACCTGGCCCTGGAAAACATCGACGCGGTCGTCCTGTCCCATTATCATCACGACCATGTGGCCGATCTGGGCTGTCTGCAATATGCCGCGCGGGTCCTGATGGACCTGGGAAAACGCGGGAAACCGCTGGACATCTACGGGCATGCCGAGGATCATCATTTCGCGTCCCTGAGCTATCATGCGTTTTCCATCGGCCATGCCGTCGACACCGAAAATGCGCTTCTTCTGGGTGAAACCACTTTTTCGTTCTGGCGCAATGTCCACCCGGATCCCTGCTATTCCATGCGCATCCAAGCGGACGGCCGGGTGCTGGTCTACATATCCGACACCGAGTGGCACGACGGATTGGTGGAAGCGGCGCAGGACGCGGATTTGCTGATATGCGAATCCAGCCTTTACAATGAGTACAAAGGCGTGGTAGGCGGACACCTGACAGCCGGTGAAGCCGGCACGATTGCAGAAAAGGCCGGGGTGTCGCGCCTGGTGCTGTCGCACCTGCCGCACTTCGGCCGCCACGCGACCCTCGCCACCCAGGCGGCCGAGGTTTTTCACGGGCCGGTCGAACTGGCCGAGACCGGTAAAAGCTGGGAACTGTAA
- a CDS encoding ABC transporter permease — translation MLLFALRRFGRLILTVLIISTIVFLVIRVIPGDPALTIAGVDASQSDIAAIRARLGTDQPMFNQYLQWIWDVFRFDFGHSMTSGRAVSDLIMERFPLTLTLAVLGIVLSIFIAIPLGVISAVRRWSFWDYIGMLFSQAGMAIPSFWLGILLLLLLSIKYRVFPLFGSGSIMHLILPSISLGIARAAVLLRLTRASMVEELSKEYVVTARAKGLTEGMVNYKHALKNALLPVITIAGIQLGYMLGGAIIIEQVFSLPGLGRLFLFAVYQRDFPLIQGGVVFVAFVFSFINFAVDILYSVLNPKIRIS, via the coding sequence ATTTTACTCTTTGCGCTCAGGCGGTTCGGACGTCTAATTCTGACGGTCCTGATCATATCGACCATCGTCTTCCTGGTAATCAGGGTCATCCCGGGCGACCCGGCCCTGACCATTGCCGGCGTGGACGCGTCGCAAAGCGATATCGCCGCCATCAGGGCCAGGCTGGGCACCGACCAACCCATGTTCAATCAGTATCTGCAGTGGATCTGGGACGTGTTCCGGTTCGATTTCGGCCACTCCATGACGTCGGGCCGGGCGGTCAGCGACCTCATCATGGAAAGGTTCCCTCTCACGCTGACCCTGGCGGTGCTGGGCATTGTGCTTTCCATCTTCATCGCCATCCCCTTAGGCGTCATATCGGCGGTCCGACGCTGGTCTTTCTGGGACTACATCGGGATGCTCTTTTCCCAGGCAGGCATGGCCATCCCCAGTTTCTGGCTGGGAATTCTGCTGCTCCTGCTTTTGTCTATCAAATACAGGGTGTTCCCGCTTTTTGGCTCGGGCAGCATCATGCACCTGATTCTTCCGTCGATTTCCCTGGGGATAGCCCGGGCGGCCGTGCTGCTGAGGCTCACCAGGGCTTCCATGGTGGAGGAACTCAGCAAGGAATACGTGGTTACGGCCAGGGCCAAAGGCCTCACCGAAGGGATGGTCAACTACAAGCACGCTCTTAAAAACGCCCTCTTGCCGGTCATCACCATCGCCGGCATTCAACTCGGTTACATGCTGGGGGGGGCGATTATCATCGAACAGGTGTTCTCCCTGCCGGGTCTCGGGCGCCTGTTCCTCTTTGCCGTGTATCAGCGGGATTTTCCCCTGATTCAGGGCGGCGTCGTCTTCGTGGCTTTTGTTTTTTCGTTCATCAATTTTGCGGTGGACATCCTTTACAGTGTGCTAAACCCCAAAATCCGAATCAGTTGA
- a CDS encoding ABC transporter ATP-binding protein, with product MMNASSNNLLEIKNLDVSFVQRRGTAHALRGIDLSIAAGEILALVGESGSGKTVTSMNIMGLVPMPPARVNAGSLLFKGSDLIGKSHAEMRKIRGNEIAMVFQEPAKYLNPSLKIGEQITEMLVLHQGMSKKQAVERALECLDVVGLGKSRRVLNSYPHELSGGMKQRAMIAMAICCNPSLLIADEPTTALDVTLQLQILKLIRSLKAKFSMGILFISHNLGIVKEIADRISVIYAGKIVESAPNRDLFGSTLHPYTSALLQSIPDAGKRGHRLRAIPGSVPDAEAIPAGCSFHPRCPLAKEICAREMPLTREYGHGHSAACHMV from the coding sequence ATGATGAATGCATCAAGCAACAACTTGCTGGAAATAAAAAACCTGGATGTCAGCTTTGTGCAGCGACGGGGGACGGCGCATGCCCTGAGGGGGATCGACCTTTCCATCGCGGCGGGCGAAATCCTGGCTCTGGTGGGTGAGTCGGGCTCCGGAAAAACGGTGACATCCATGAACATCATGGGACTCGTCCCCATGCCGCCTGCCCGGGTCAACGCCGGCAGCCTGCTGTTCAAGGGCAGCGACCTTATCGGAAAATCCCATGCGGAAATGCGTAAAATAAGGGGCAATGAAATTGCCATGGTATTTCAGGAACCGGCCAAATACCTTAATCCTTCCCTTAAGATCGGGGAGCAGATTACCGAAATGCTGGTACTGCACCAGGGCATGTCCAAGAAACAGGCCGTGGAAAGAGCCCTGGAATGTCTCGATGTCGTTGGGTTGGGAAAAAGCCGCCGGGTGCTGAACAGCTACCCGCACGAGCTTTCTGGAGGCATGAAACAGCGGGCCATGATCGCCATGGCGATCTGCTGCAACCCCTCCCTGTTGATCGCCGACGAGCCCACCACGGCGCTGGATGTCACCCTGCAGCTGCAGATTTTGAAACTGATCCGCAGCCTCAAGGCGAAATTTTCCATGGGCATCCTTTTTATTTCCCACAACCTGGGCATCGTAAAGGAAATTGCCGACAGGATCTCGGTCATTTACGCCGGCAAAATCGTCGAATCGGCCCCTAACAGGGATCTGTTCGGGAGCACCCTGCATCCTTACACCAGTGCCTTGCTGCAATCCATTCCGGATGCAGGCAAAAGGGGCCACCGCCTGCGGGCCATACCGGGCAGCGTCCCGGATGCAGAGGCCATCCCCGCAGGTTGCAGCTTCCATCCGCGCTGTCCACTGGCAAAAGAAATTTGTGCCCGGGAAATGCCCCTGACCAGGGAATACGGCCATGGCCATTCGGCGGCCTGCCATATGGTATAA
- a CDS encoding ATP-binding cassette domain-containing protein, whose protein sequence is MKRFVEIKNLEKTYYGRGILKRGKNAVKAVDRVSLGIEKKSVFGLVGESGCGKTSLVRSVLYLDPPTAGEVWVDNTLLGDLSRRGLRTFRRRMQIVFQDPNSALNPKMNIQDSLEEGLVNRGIDAVQRKKQTTRMLDLVGISPSHSARYPHEFSGGQKQRIVIARALCMEPDFLVLDEPVSNLDVSIQAQIINLLQDLKSELELTYLFISHDLNLVAYLSDRIAVMYKGRLVESGSTDEIMGRPLHPYTLRLFSSIPGMQADTAPEGLPPQAEPVAASHKKTTLGTGGCNYVDFCPMGDGDCTLREPRRETIAGSHKVACFKIGNND, encoded by the coding sequence TTGAAGCGCTTCGTCGAAATAAAAAACCTGGAAAAAACCTATTACGGCCGCGGCATCCTCAAGCGGGGAAAAAATGCCGTCAAGGCCGTGGACAGGGTCAGCCTGGGGATCGAAAAAAAGAGTGTTTTCGGCCTGGTGGGCGAATCCGGGTGCGGTAAAACCTCGCTGGTCAGGTCCGTATTGTACCTCGATCCCCCCACCGCCGGTGAGGTTTGGGTCGACAACACCCTGCTCGGGGATCTGTCCCGGCGCGGTCTGAGGACCTTCCGGCGGCGCATGCAGATCGTTTTCCAGGACCCCAACAGTGCCCTCAACCCTAAAATGAACATTCAGGACAGCCTTGAGGAGGGGCTTGTCAATCGCGGCATCGATGCCGTCCAGAGAAAAAAACAGACGACACGCATGCTGGACCTGGTGGGGATTTCCCCCTCGCACAGCGCTCGGTACCCGCACGAGTTCTCCGGCGGCCAGAAACAGCGCATCGTCATCGCCAGGGCCTTGTGCATGGAACCGGACTTTCTGGTGCTGGATGAACCGGTATCCAACCTGGACGTGTCCATCCAGGCCCAGATTATCAATCTTTTGCAGGACCTGAAAAGCGAACTGGAACTGACCTATCTGTTCATCTCCCACGACCTCAATCTCGTGGCCTATCTGAGTGACCGCATCGCCGTCATGTACAAGGGCCGCCTGGTCGAATCCGGTTCCACGGATGAAATCATGGGACGTCCGCTGCACCCCTACACCCTGCGGCTCTTTTCGTCCATACCGGGAATGCAAGCCGATACCGCCCCGGAAGGATTGCCTCCGCAGGCGGAACCCGTCGCGGCAAGTCATAAAAAGACGACCCTCGGCACAGGCGGGTGCAATTACGTCGATTTCTGCCCCATGGGCGACGGGGATTGCACCCTGCGCGAACCGCGGCGGGAGACGATAGCCGGCAGCCACAAGGTTGCCTGCTTCAAGATCGGAAATAACGATTGA
- a CDS encoding ABC transporter substrate-binding protein, with protein MKRTLFLIIALTLAVLTLSGLAVAKELNFALSGNPDTLDPHKTSGTLTFQTLKSVYDTLAEPDQSGKIVPALAEKWDISPDGMTWTFTLRKGVVFHNGDKLTSRDVKATFERIQAKETASPNANEFAVITAIETPDDMTVVLKLSAPSAPLLGTLASGWGAILPKGLIDSGHDFAAEPVGTGPFKMTQWVRDGKIVLEKNKNYWMKGLPKLDKVTMHIIPERAVQVQGLISGQVDVSYIIDQEDVPLLESSPDVEVRKTLTSLILVMPMNCSRPPLDNVKVRQAITQAIDKQKVLDVAYGGGKPIGTFMDYGNAYYKDFTDLYPYNPAKAKKMLAEAGVGKDTELEMFLPQNYPPHVKAGEIYQDMLTKVGLNVKIKLVDWSTWIGDVYRQAKYDLTVIGHTGKLDPNGTLANYGKEKRYVRWVNAKAAELIDKAAQTDGFENRKKLYDQALQIMAEEVPFMFLGSSYRRIGLRKNVSDFRMTPSLDTFDFRWTNVK; from the coding sequence ATGAAAAGAACCCTGTTTTTAATCATTGCCTTAACCCTTGCGGTGCTGACCCTGAGCGGGCTCGCCGTGGCCAAGGAGCTCAATTTCGCTCTTTCGGGAAACCCGGATACGCTGGATCCGCACAAAACGTCCGGGACCCTTACCTTTCAGACGCTGAAAAGCGTTTACGACACGCTGGCCGAACCGGACCAATCCGGCAAAATCGTACCGGCCCTGGCCGAAAAGTGGGACATCAGCCCGGACGGCATGACCTGGACCTTCACCCTGCGCAAAGGCGTTGTTTTTCACAACGGCGACAAGCTGACCTCCCGGGATGTCAAAGCCACCTTCGAGCGCATCCAGGCCAAGGAGACCGCATCCCCCAACGCCAATGAATTCGCCGTCATCACCGCCATCGAAACCCCCGACGATATGACGGTGGTGCTCAAGCTTTCGGCACCCTCCGCCCCGCTTTTGGGAACCCTGGCCTCGGGATGGGGCGCCATCCTGCCCAAAGGCCTGATAGACAGCGGCCACGATTTTGCCGCCGAACCCGTGGGGACCGGCCCGTTCAAAATGACCCAGTGGGTCAGGGACGGCAAGATCGTCCTCGAAAAAAACAAGAACTACTGGATGAAGGGCCTTCCAAAACTGGACAAGGTGACCATGCACATCATCCCCGAAAGGGCCGTCCAGGTCCAGGGGCTGATCTCCGGCCAGGTGGATGTCAGCTACATCATCGACCAGGAAGACGTTCCCCTGCTTGAGAGCAGCCCGGACGTGGAAGTCAGGAAGACCCTGACCTCGCTCATCTTGGTCATGCCCATGAACTGCAGCCGCCCACCCCTGGACAATGTCAAGGTAAGGCAGGCCATCACCCAGGCCATCGACAAGCAGAAGGTGCTCGACGTGGCCTACGGCGGCGGCAAGCCCATCGGCACGTTCATGGACTACGGCAACGCCTACTACAAGGACTTCACCGACCTTTATCCCTACAACCCGGCCAAGGCCAAAAAAATGCTGGCGGAAGCCGGCGTGGGCAAGGACACCGAATTAGAAATGTTCCTGCCCCAAAATTATCCGCCGCATGTCAAGGCCGGTGAGATCTACCAGGATATGCTGACCAAAGTGGGCCTGAACGTCAAGATCAAACTGGTGGACTGGTCCACCTGGATCGGGGATGTCTACCGCCAGGCCAAGTACGATTTAACCGTCATCGGCCACACCGGCAAACTCGACCCCAATGGCACCCTCGCCAATTACGGCAAGGAAAAAAGATATGTGCGCTGGGTCAACGCCAAAGCCGCCGAACTCATAGACAAAGCCGCTCAAACAGACGGATTCGAAAACCGCAAGAAGCTTTACGACCAGGCCCTGCAGATCATGGCCGAAGAAGTGCCTTTCATGTTCCTGGGCTCTTCCTACCGCCGCATCGGCCTCAGGAAGAATGTCAGCGACTTCCGCATGACGCCCAGCCTGGACACCTTCGACTTCCGCTGGACGAACGTAAAGTAG
- a CDS encoding ABC transporter permease, giving the protein MKSDASTILFYLSILFLVVLGVAAAAAPAIAPYDPVEQNLDQRFSPPAGSHLLGTDNLGRDVFSRIIYGSRSALIVGIVAVAISVLLGSLVGLVAALSSELTDNTLMLLMDSLLSFPTILLAITVVSFLGYGLLQVMIAIGVIFSPVFARLVRAETLVIKTEGYVEASRSLGSPVVKIVFKHIIPNLLGKVVVQCSITFALTVVIEASLSYLGLGTQPPTASWGLMLKDARNYLALAPWMAIYPGLALALTVFAFNILGDVLSERLNPKI; this is encoded by the coding sequence ATGAAATCAGACGCTTCAACAATCCTGTTCTACCTTTCGATCCTATTTCTAGTTGTCCTGGGAGTTGCCGCGGCCGCGGCACCCGCCATAGCCCCCTACGACCCGGTGGAACAGAACCTGGACCAGCGGTTTTCACCGCCGGCCGGATCCCACCTGCTGGGGACGGACAACCTGGGCCGGGACGTGTTCAGCCGCATCATCTACGGGTCCCGCTCGGCACTGATAGTGGGAATCGTCGCCGTCGCCATCTCGGTGCTGCTGGGATCGCTGGTGGGATTGGTGGCCGCCCTCTCCAGTGAATTGACCGACAACACCCTCATGCTGCTCATGGACAGCCTGCTCTCCTTTCCCACGATCCTTCTGGCCATTACGGTGGTGTCTTTTTTAGGCTACGGCCTGTTGCAGGTGATGATAGCCATCGGCGTCATTTTCAGTCCTGTTTTCGCCCGGCTGGTGAGAGCCGAGACCCTGGTCATCAAAACCGAGGGCTACGTGGAAGCCTCGCGCTCTTTGGGCAGCCCGGTGGTCAAAATCGTTTTCAAGCATATCATCCCGAACCTCCTGGGCAAGGTGGTTGTTCAGTGCTCCATCACCTTTGCCCTGACCGTGGTCATCGAGGCGTCACTTTCCTACCTGGGGCTGGGGACCCAGCCACCCACCGCCAGCTGGGGACTCATGCTGAAGGATGCCCGCAACTACCTGGCCCTGGCTCCCTGGATGGCCATCTATCCGGGTCTGGCCCTGGCGCTGACGGTCTTCGCCTTCAACATCTTAGGGGACGTGCTTTCGGAAAGGCTGAACCCTAAAATCTAA
- a CDS encoding metallophosphoesterase → MRIGLLSDIHVDINRDAGKPVMEGLKKAIPSKNLDRMIIAGDMASDYVLTLASLREIEDATGVECLFVPGNHDIWNENHPGITAWDAYEKLRSFTGNLANGPRVLTGNWIAIGDIGWYDYSFGSPDYSTEEFDRMQIDDRLWQDKVKAVWDRSTVEMHAYFFEKLKRQLDAHRGNKIILVIHALPIREFTVQDPGRLWSYLNAFLGSSQYGALALEYGVRYVVCGHVHYRKTARIRKTEFICNCLNYSDQWIDSEPDREIADVLKVIEIA, encoded by the coding sequence GTGAGAATAGGCCTCCTCTCCGACATCCATGTAGACATCAACCGGGACGCCGGCAAACCGGTCATGGAAGGCCTTAAAAAGGCTATCCCATCCAAAAACCTCGACAGGATGATCATTGCCGGAGACATGGCCAGCGACTATGTGTTGACCCTTGCCAGCCTCAGGGAGATAGAAGACGCCACCGGCGTCGAATGCCTCTTCGTGCCGGGGAACCACGATATATGGAACGAAAACCATCCCGGCATCACGGCCTGGGATGCGTATGAAAAGCTGAGGTCGTTCACAGGCAATCTAGCCAACGGCCCACGCGTGTTGACCGGTAACTGGATCGCCATCGGCGACATCGGGTGGTACGACTACTCCTTCGGTAGCCCCGACTATTCCACGGAAGAATTCGACCGCATGCAGATAGACGACCGCCTGTGGCAGGACAAGGTCAAGGCTGTCTGGGACCGCTCCACCGTTGAAATGCACGCCTACTTTTTCGAAAAACTCAAGCGGCAGCTCGACGCCCATCGCGGCAATAAAATCATTCTGGTCATCCACGCCCTCCCCATCCGTGAATTCACGGTCCAGGATCCCGGGCGTTTGTGGTCCTACCTGAATGCCTTTCTCGGCAGCAGTCAATACGGCGCCCTGGCCCTTGAATACGGCGTACGCTATGTTGTCTGCGGGCATGTCCACTACCGCAAAACCGCCCGCATTCGGAAAACCGAGTTTATCTGCAACTGCCTGAATTACAGCGATCAGTGGATCGACAGCGAACCGGACCGGGAGATTGCCGACGTTCTCAAGGTTATCGAAATCGCATGA